A window from Gottschalkiaceae bacterium SANA encodes these proteins:
- a CDS encoding SpoIIE family protein phosphatase — protein sequence MNYYIDIATQSLNKVGEELCGDKVEIFRDTNRTVIVLADGLGSGVKANILATMTTKIAGTMLIKGESIEETVDTLMKTLPVCQVRKIAYSTFGVISIDPEGNCVMLEYDNPPIFILRKGTILSIKKRKISFDGKIVQRSSFHLQEGDSLTLCSDGVIHAGVGETLNHGWEWEHVASFLSRQSVKTADQLNQRLIDACAKLYNYHPGDDTTAVTVKLRAPENLSLFTGPPIDPDDDSYLVKKFMKQGGKKIVCGGTAANILSRELHREIETCLDYLDPEIPPVAKMKGIDLVTEGVLTLQKTIDRLEAFRLKLPDYDPARQDGATRLAKLLINDSTHIQFFIGRAINPAHQNPDFPAALSIKMHVVESLMEELKKIGKEVQVHRF from the coding sequence ATGAATTACTATATTGATATCGCCACTCAAAGCCTAAACAAAGTCGGTGAAGAACTATGTGGCGACAAGGTGGAAATTTTTCGTGATACCAATCGAACGGTCATCGTTCTAGCAGATGGATTGGGAAGCGGCGTCAAGGCAAATATTCTCGCCACCATGACCACCAAAATTGCCGGAACCATGTTGATCAAGGGAGAATCTATCGAGGAAACTGTCGATACCCTGATGAAAACACTGCCAGTTTGCCAGGTAAGAAAGATTGCCTATTCTACCTTTGGTGTCATCTCCATTGATCCTGAAGGCAACTGTGTTATGTTGGAATACGACAATCCGCCAATTTTCATTTTACGAAAAGGAACAATTCTTTCTATTAAAAAACGAAAAATTTCCTTTGACGGAAAAATCGTTCAACGCTCCAGTTTTCACTTGCAAGAAGGCGACAGTCTCACTTTGTGCAGTGATGGCGTCATCCATGCCGGCGTTGGCGAAACCCTCAACCATGGATGGGAATGGGAACATGTCGCCAGCTTTCTTTCCCGACAATCCGTCAAAACAGCGGATCAATTGAATCAGCGGCTGATTGATGCCTGTGCAAAGCTTTATAATTATCATCCTGGAGATGATACGACCGCGGTAACCGTAAAACTTCGTGCACCGGAAAATCTCAGCTTATTTACCGGCCCACCCATTGATCCCGATGATGATTCCTATCTTGTTAAGAAATTTATGAAACAAGGCGGCAAAAAAATTGTTTGCGGCGGTACAGCAGCCAATATCCTTAGTCGAGAACTTCATCGCGAAATTGAAACCTGCCTAGATTATTTAGATCCGGAAATCCCACCCGTTGCCAAGATGAAAGGCATTGACCTGGTAACTGAGGGTGTTTTAACCTTGCAAAAGACGATCGATCGCCTAGAGGCATTCCGGTTAAAACTGCCGGATTATGACCCCGCACGCCAAGACGGTGCAACCCGTCTAGCAAAATTGTTAATCAACGACTCAACCCATATCCAGTTCTTTATTGGCCGGGCCATCAACCCAGCCCATCAGAATCCAGATTTTCCTGCTGCTCTAAGCATCAAAATGCACGTGGTTGAATCCCTGATGGAAGAATTGAAAAAAATTGGAAAAGAAGTTCAAGTCCATAGATTTTAA
- a CDS encoding [Fe-Fe] hydrogenase large subunit C-terminal domain-containing protein — protein sequence MSFIDFDKEKCDECYKCLRTCPTKAIAFLGDRREIINELCIKCGKCQVVCPQGALKIAQDIDKVKLAIQSKRRVIVTIAPSFASAFKMDEPSQIVTALKYLGFTHVEETAIGAEVVSQTYETFIEDGNMKNLITTSCPSANYLVEQYYPESIPYLLPVVSPMIAHGKLLKSRFEEAYVVFIGPCMAKKVEAEGFQNRGVIDAVITFEELRDWFAEEKVTLTHLTPTPFDHVSTKRGCAYPLGGSLFKSDFRTRINHQYKYVRVDGIEECKDILDAMRKGALDHYCIEINICSGSCINGPGMPDDGTCHFEREMRLHQYVDTKKTLKEAKKKNHFEFDHLDLSKTFEAKNLCYDIATEADIQNALVRMGKYTKEDQLNCGACGYDTCREKARAVVMGISDAQMCMPYLRQKAESMQSVIFDSTPNGIVILDRDLLIRDINPAFDQAFNPEGSPVKDFPIAAFLEDDLFLQVRDTKKNILGQRIHFPSIKKTFIVNIVMLEKEDLILGILADITQAEKNQVELMRVKRETIMTCQGVIENQMRVAQEIASLLGETTADTKINLNRLKDIVLSDEGDF from the coding sequence ATGTCCTTTATCGATTTTGACAAAGAAAAATGCGACGAGTGCTATAAATGCCTGCGCACCTGCCCAACCAAAGCGATTGCCTTTCTAGGTGACCGTCGAGAGATTATCAACGAGCTTTGTATCAAATGTGGCAAATGCCAGGTGGTTTGTCCCCAAGGCGCCCTGAAGATTGCACAGGATATTGACAAGGTCAAACTTGCAATCCAATCGAAGCGTCGCGTAATAGTGACCATTGCACCCTCTTTCGCATCTGCCTTTAAAATGGATGAGCCCAGCCAGATTGTAACTGCACTTAAATATTTAGGTTTTACCCATGTTGAGGAAACAGCCATTGGCGCCGAAGTCGTTTCTCAGACCTATGAAACTTTTATTGAAGATGGCAATATGAAAAATCTAATTACTACTAGTTGTCCTTCCGCCAATTACCTTGTTGAGCAATATTATCCAGAATCCATCCCTTATCTGCTTCCAGTCGTTTCTCCGATGATTGCCCATGGCAAACTACTGAAGAGTCGATTTGAAGAAGCCTATGTGGTTTTTATCGGCCCCTGTATGGCAAAAAAAGTGGAGGCCGAAGGATTCCAAAATCGCGGAGTCATCGATGCGGTCATCACTTTCGAAGAACTCCGGGATTGGTTTGCTGAAGAGAAGGTAACCCTGACTCATCTGACACCAACTCCTTTTGATCACGTTTCAACCAAGCGCGGCTGCGCCTATCCCCTTGGTGGAAGTCTATTTAAAAGCGACTTTAGAACCCGTATCAATCATCAATACAAATACGTTCGTGTCGATGGGATTGAGGAATGTAAAGATATCCTCGACGCCATGAGAAAGGGCGCTCTAGACCACTATTGCATCGAAATTAACATCTGTAGCGGCTCCTGCATCAATGGACCCGGCATGCCGGATGATGGCACCTGCCATTTTGAACGAGAAATGCGTCTTCACCAGTATGTGGATACCAAGAAAACCCTCAAGGAAGCAAAGAAAAAGAATCATTTTGAATTTGACCATCTCGATCTTTCAAAAACCTTTGAGGCAAAAAACCTTTGCTACGATATTGCTACAGAAGCAGATATTCAAAATGCTCTGGTTCGCATGGGCAAATACACCAAGGAAGATCAGTTGAATTGCGGTGCTTGCGGCTACGATACCTGCCGAGAAAAGGCGCGCGCTGTTGTTATGGGCATCTCTGATGCGCAGATGTGCATGCCCTATCTTCGCCAGAAGGCAGAAAGCATGCAATCTGTCATTTTTGACTCGACACCAAACGGTATTGTGATCCTGGATCGAGATCTGTTAATTCGAGATATCAATCCAGCATTTGACCAAGCCTTCAATCCAGAAGGCAGCCCAGTCAAGGACTTCCCCATTGCTGCCTTTTTAGAGGATGATCTCTTCCTACAGGTACGAGACACCAAGAAAAATATCCTTGGACAACGGATTCACTTTCCATCAATCAAAAAAACATTTATCGTAAATATCGTCATGTTGGAAAAGGAAGATCTGATTCTGGGCATTCTAGCCGATATTACTCAAGCAGAAAAAAATCAAGTTGAACTCATGCGAGTCAAACGAGAAACAATTATGACCTGTCAAGGCGTCATCGAAAACCAAATGCGTGTCGCTCAAGAAATTGCAAGTCTCCTTGGCGAGACCACAGCCGATACCAAAATCAATCTCAACCGCCTGAAGGACATCGTTTTATCCGACGAGGGGGATTTCTAA
- a CDS encoding NAD(P)H-dependent oxidoreductase subunit E translates to MVVQVCIGSACHLKGSYEVIQQLKGKIAEGSLEDQVLLKSSFCLGQCAQAVSVKIDDEPVYSVSPDTVDEFFNVSIKGRL, encoded by the coding sequence ATGGTTGTTCAAGTTTGTATTGGTAGTGCCTGTCACTTAAAAGGATCTTATGAGGTCATTCAACAACTGAAAGGAAAGATTGCGGAGGGCTCCCTGGAAGATCAAGTTTTACTCAAGTCATCCTTCTGCCTGGGCCAATGTGCTCAAGCCGTATCGGTTAAAATTGACGATGAGCCCGTCTACTCGGTGTCTCCAGACACGGTCGATGAATTCTTTAATGTCTCCATTAAAGGAAGACTATAG